The Halobaculum magnesiiphilum genome contains the following window.
CGCCGCGCCGTCGAGGGATGCGGAGGCGCCGGCCCAGGCGGCGTACCGGACGCCCTCCTCGGCCCACAGCGCCTCCCACGCCCCGTGGTCCTCCGTGAGCGCGGCGTAGTACGCGTCGGTCCCGCGGAGGTCGATCCGCTCGCGCGTCTCGGCCGATTGGTCGGCCGGCTCCGGCGGGATATCGGGGGCGAGCGAGCTGTCGGGCGCGGCCGCGGTGATCCAGAGGTGGTCGCTCGCGTTCGCGCGGTTTCGGAACACCAGCTCGACGGCGTCGGCGTCGGGGAACGCGAGCGCCGAGTCGAGGACGACGGCGTCGCCGCCGGGAACCAGCGGCCTGACGGGCGGGTCGTGCGCGAGCGACGCCAACGAGACGGGACGGCTCCCGTCGTACGGTCGCGGCCCGGAGTAGTCCCACAGGCCGTGGGGAACGCCCGGCGGGCGGCAGCCGAAGCGGACCCAGTAGTTCAGCGCGTGAAACGGCGCCCCGCGGACCCCGGCGCTGGCGGCGGCGTCGGCGCACGCGAACCCGTCTAGGACCGCGGCGAGTTCGTCGTCACCGAAGTCGCCGACGGTGACCGACACCTCGATCTGGGCGCGCTCGCGCTGGAGGCACGCGCCCCGTCTGTCCTCGTAGTCGGTGCCGAGCCACCCGACCGCGTCGCCGCAGTCGACCGGGGCGGGGTCGGGCGTCCGCCACAGCGGCGCGACGCTCGCGGCCGGCGGCGCCCAGTCGTAGAGGAACTGCTTGATCCGGAACGCGCGGTCGTCGCCGCGGACGACGGCCCGGACGCTGGCGGGGTTGCCGTCGCTCCAGGGCGTCTGGCCCAGTTCCTCCGCGCTCACGCCGTCGGGGCGGCCCGGCGGCTGTTCGGGGCGGTAGGTCACCGTCTCAACGGCGCAGTCGTCGGGGAGCGTCGTCGGCTCGTGGACGACGAAGTTCGCGTGCGCGGCGGCCGCTGTGAACGTCGTCTCGCGTGGCGGGTCGGCCGCGTCGGCGTCGGTCAGGCGGGCGCTCGGGTCGGCGACGCGCCAGCCGCTCATCGTCGGCCCCCGCTGGGGGAGGGTCGGCGGGTTCGGGAACTGTCTCGCACGCTCCCGAGGTGAGCGAGACGGGTGAAAAGCGCTCGCTGAAGCTCGTTTCTATCGAGGATCCGAGGGGTGTCGCGAGGTCCGCGGCGCGCGACCTACCAGGCGGACCAGGCGGCGGTCTTCGTGTCGCGGGCGTACACGCGCTTCACGTCCTTCGCGTACACCATGTCGCCCTCGTGGTCGAACTTCTCGTGGCGGTAGGCGTCGGCGGCCTCGTCGCGCACCTGCACGCCCTCGATCTCGATCTCGTCGTCGCCGAAGGAGACCGTCTTCCCGACCGTGAACTCGTAGTCGCCGGGGACGTACACCTTCAGGCTCCGGGTCTCGTCGCGCCGGCCGTCTTTCGGGTGGACGGTGATGTTGACGGCGACGTTGTCGACGACGCGCGTCCAGACGGTCTCGGCGTGGTCGAGGTCGGACTGGTCGACGCGGCGGTCGCCCGACAGCTCGATGGAGGTGACGCGAACCTGCTGGATCGCCTCCTCGGTCTCGACGATGAACTCGTCGCCGACCGCGACCTCCTGTTCGGGTTCGCCGTCCAGCGTCGCGGTGTACGACTCGCCGTCCTGGGAGACGACCACGTCCACGTCGACGGTGGTCGGCTCGGGCACCTCGACCTTGTGGGTGTGGCCGCAGACCGTACACTGCACCGTGGCGTGACCGCCGGGCTTCAGCACCTCGTGGGGCGTCTCCTCGCCGCAGCCCGGGCACTCCGCGGGCACCTGCGAGGGAACGTCGGGATCGCTCATACCCTCGCTACCGCGTCGCGCCGTAAGAAGCCTCGTTTCTCCGGATGCGCGTGTGGGTCGCTGTCGCGGTGCCGCCGTCGTTCCCGCGGTCGGAGCGCCGTCGCGCGTTAGCCGTTCCGCCGTCCCCGACGCGTCCCGGAGCCGAACCGCTATACGCCGGGCGGCCCAGTTACCGGTAGCCAGATGACGACGCCTCCGGCCGACCCGGACCTCCGGCTCGCCGTCACGACGCGCGCGGAGACGTTCGAGCGCCTCCGCGACCGGCTCGCACCCCACGGCATCGCCGTCGAGCACGTCCGACCCGACGAGCGCGTGCTCCGGGTCGCCGGCGCGGACAGTGACGACCCCGACCGCGGGACCGACGACCGCGCCGGCGACGGGGACACCGACGAGTTCGCCGGCTTCGACGCCGGCTGGGTGTACCCGTCGCGACTGATGGAGGGCGCCGTGATCGACACCCGCCTCGGCGTTCCGTGGGTGAACGATCGGGAGGCGGTGCTCGCCTCACGCAACAAGGCGGGGTCGCTCGCGCGGCTCGCCGACGCCGGACTCCCGACCCCGGAGACGCGGCTCGTCTCCAACCCCGTCGACGACGACGCGGTGCTCGGGGCCGCCGCGGAGATCGGCTATCCGCTGGTGGTCAAGCCCAACTCGACGACGCGCGGCGTCGGGGTCGCGAAGGTCTCGGACCCCGACTCGCTGCTCGGCGTGACCGACTACCTCGACCTGGTCCACGACTACCGCGCGACCGGCGACAAGTCGTACCTGCTGCAGGCGTTCCTCCCCGACGCGACCGACTACCGGGCGATGGTGCTCGACGGCGAGTACGCCGGGGCCGTGGAGCGCCGGCTCCCGGAGGCGGCGCTGGCCGAGGGGAAGTGGAAGCACAACGTCCACCGCGGCGCCGTCGCGGAACGTGTCGACCTCCCCGAGGCGGCGCGTCGGCTCGCCGAGCGCGCGGCCGAGGCGCTCTCGATCCCGCTGCTCGGGGTCGACCTGCTGGAGGCGGA
Protein-coding sequences here:
- a CDS encoding ATP-grasp domain-containing protein encodes the protein MTTPPADPDLRLAVTTRAETFERLRDRLAPHGIAVEHVRPDERVLRVAGADSDDPDRGTDDRAGDGDTDEFAGFDAGWVYPSRLMEGAVIDTRLGVPWVNDREAVLASRNKAGSLARLADAGLPTPETRLVSNPVDDDAVLGAAAEIGYPLVVKPNSTTRGVGVAKVSDPDSLLGVTDYLDLVHDYRATGDKSYLLQAFLPDATDYRAMVLDGEYAGAVERRLPEAALAEGKWKHNVHRGAVAERVDLPEAARRLAERAAEALSIPLLGVDLLEADGRFVVSETNARPTIDAAEKYREGFDADLAALVRRTATR
- a CDS encoding HVO_0476 family zinc finger protein — protein: MSDPDVPSQVPAECPGCGEETPHEVLKPGGHATVQCTVCGHTHKVEVPEPTTVDVDVVVSQDGESYTATLDGEPEQEVAVGDEFIVETEEAIQQVRVTSIELSGDRRVDQSDLDHAETVWTRVVDNVAVNITVHPKDGRRDETRSLKVYVPGDYEFTVGKTVSFGDDEIEIEGVQVRDEAADAYRHEKFDHEGDMVYAKDVKRVYARDTKTAAWSAW